A region of Rattus rattus isolate New Zealand chromosome 7, Rrattus_CSIRO_v1, whole genome shotgun sequence DNA encodes the following proteins:
- the LOC116905810 gene encoding disintegrin and metalloproteinase domain-containing protein 21: MDGLIMLGADATALMRVTLLLLWFKGFPSPIDLSQTGSPQYLSSPEVVIPLKVTSGARDAQNSEWLSYSLAFGGRRHVVHMRVKKLLVSTHFSVLTYTEEHAPLSDYPFVPSDCYYHGYVEGAPESLVAFSSCSGGFQGVLQMNGFSYEIEPIKHSSTFEHLVYTLNNNKTQFPPMICNLTEKTLPDQPFGLKEEEKSAVKQNYKKLWPYTWFLELAIVVDYNFFTYSQQNVSKVRGDVVLVVNMVDSMYKQMDTYVNLVGIEIWNRGNLLPMENIQQVLEDFSHWKQISLFQVHHDAAHIFIRNSLISVLGIAYVAGICRPPLDCGVENFQGDSWSLFANTVAHELGHTFGMRHDEEFCSCGEKGCVMSSFRVPAERFTNCSHNDFMKTTLNQGTCLYNHPRPGAGFLVKRCGNGIVESEEECDCGSIQECKQDPCCLFNCTLKPGAACAFGLCCKDCKFMLLGELCRPKINECDLPEWCNGTSHQCPEDGYVQDGVPCGARAYCYQKQCNDHDQQCREVFGKGARSATHNCYKEINSQGTRFGHCGTNGTVYLKCSMSDVLCGKIQCENVEDISHPQAHYAWQNIYASGITCWSTSHCLGVGVPDVGEVKDGTACGIGKICVRKKCVSLSALPNTCLPETCNWKGICNNRHHCHCDYGWSLPFCLHRGHGGSIDSGPTSPKRSIDITTLTITVLSVLTCLFIAGLYRTYCLIPSGPKETKS, from the coding sequence ATGGATGGCCTCATAATGTTAGGTGCGGATGCTACAGCACTCATGAGAGTCACTCTTTTGCTGCTCTGGTTTAAGGGGTTTCCATCCCCTATTGACCTCTCACAGACTGGGTCCCCTCAATATCTCAGTTCTCCAGAAGTGGTCATCCCTTTGAAGGTGACCAGTGGGGCCAGGGATGCACAGAATTCAGAGTGGCTCTCCTACAGCCTTGCATTTGGGGGTCGCAGACATGTTGTTCATATGCGAGTCAAGAAGCTGTTGGTTTCTACCCACTTCTCTGTGCTCACCTACACAGAGGAACACGCCCCCCTCAGCGATTACCCCTTTGTCCCTAGTGATTGTTACTACCATGGTTACGTAGAGGGAGCCCCTGAGTCCTTAGTCGCTTTCAGTTCCTGCAGTGGGGGGTTTCAGGGGGTGTTACAAATGAATGGCTTCTCTTATGAAATTGAACCCATCAAGCACTCTAGCACATTCGAACACTTAgtctatacattaaataataacaAGACACAATTTCCACCTATGATATGTAATTTAACAGAGAAGACACTACCAGACCAACCTTTTGGACTTAAAGAGGAGGAGAAGTCAGCTGTgaagcaaaattataaaaaactgTGGCCCTATACATGGTTTCTGGAGCTGGCCATAGTGGTGGACTACAATTTCTTCACTTACTCGCAACAAAACGTGTCAAAGGTGCGAGGAGATGTGGTTCTTGTTGTTAACATGGTAGATTCCATGTACAAGCAGATGGATACATATGTGAATTTGGTTGGCATTGAGATTTGGAATCGAGGAAATCTTCTCCCAATGGAAAACATTCAGCAGGTCTTAGAAGATTTTTCTCATTGGAAACAAATCAGTCTTTTCCAGGTACATCATGATGCAGCCCATATTTTCATTAGAAACTCACTTATAAGCGTACTTGGGATAGCCTATGTTGCAGGAATATGTCGTCCTCCTCTTGATTGTGGAGTTGAAAATTTCCAAGGggactcctggtctctttttgCCAACACAGTGGCCCATGAGTTGGGCCATACTTTTGGTATGCGGCATGATGAGGAATTCTGTTCTTGTGGGGAAAAGGGTTGTGTCATGAGTTCTTTCAGAGTTCCAGCAGAAAGATTCACCAATTGCAGCCATAATGATTTTATGAAGACCACTTTAAACCAAGGAACTTGTTTGTACAATCACCCAAGACCAGGGGCAGGCTTTCTAGTGAAGCGCTGTGGGAATGGCATAGTTGAAAGTGAAGAAGAGTGTGACTGTGGATCTATACAGGAATGTAAACAAGATCCCTGTTGTCTTTTTAACTGTACTCTGAAGCCTGGGGCTGCTTGTGCTTTTGGGCTCTGTTGCAAAGACTGCAAATTCATGCTATTGggggaactctgtagaccaaagaTCAATGAATGTGACCTTCCAGAATGGTGCAATGGAACATCTCACCAATGCCCAGAAGATGGATATGTACAAGATGGGGTCCCCTGTGGTGCCAGAGCCTACTGCTACCAAAAGCAGTGTAATGACCATGACCAACAGTGCAGGGAGGTTTTTGGCAAAGGGGCAAGAAGTGCAACTCATAATTGTTATAAAGAAATCAACTCACAAGGAACCAGGTTCGGCCACTGTGGCACAAATGGCACGGTCTACCTAAAATGTAGCATGTCAGATGTGCTTTGTGGTAAAATCCAGTGTGAAAATGTGGAAGACATTAGTCATCCCCAGGCTCATTATGCTTGGCAGAACATTTATGCCTCTGGCATCACCTGCTGGAGTACAAGCCATTGTTTGGGGGTGGGTGTACCTGATGTTGGTGAAGTCAAAGATGGCACCGCCTGTGGAATAGGAAAGATCTGTGTACGCAAGAAGTGTGTCAGTCTGTCTGCCCTTCCAAACACCTGCCTTCCTGAGACTTGTAATTGGAAGGGGATCTGTAATAACAGGCATCACTGTCATTGTGACTACGGGTGGTCCCTGCCTTTCTGCCTGcacagaggacatggagggagtATTGACAGTGGCCCAACATCTCCAAAAAGAAGCATTGATATCACCACCTTGACAATAACTGTTTTATCTGTTCTAACGTGTCTGTTCATAGCGGGGCTTTATAGAACATATTGTTTAATACCTTCTGGTCCCAAAGAGACTAAGTCTTAG
- the Med6 gene encoding mediator of RNA polymerase II transcription subunit 6 isoform X1 — protein sequence MAAVDIRDNLLGISWVDSSWIPILNSGSVLDYFSERSNPFYDRTCNNEVVKMQRLTLEHLNQMVGIEYILLHAQEPILFIIRKQQRQSPAQVIPLADYYIIAGVIYQAPDLGSVINSRVLTAVHGIQSAFDEAMSYCRYHPSKGYWWHFKDHEEQDKVKPKAKRKEEPSSIFQRQRVDALLIDLRQKFPPRFVQQKSGEKPVPVDQAKKEAEPLPETVKSEEKESAKSAQQTVSTKGPPEKRMRLQ from the exons ATGGCGGCGGTGGATATCCGTG ataATCTGCTGGGAATCTCTTGGGTTGACAGTTCTTGGATCCCCATTTTGAACAGTGGTAGTGTCCTGGATTATTTTTCAGAAAGAAGCAATCCTTTTTATGACAGGACGTGTAATAATGAAGTGGTTAAAATGCAGAGGCTGACATTAGAGCACTTGAA TCAGATGGTTGGAATCGAATACATCCTTTTACATGCTCAAGAGCCCATTCTTTTCATCATTCGAAAACAACAGCGGCAGTCCCCCGCTCAAG TTATTCCACTGGCTGATTACTATATCATCGCTGGAGTCATCTATCAGGCGCCAGACTTGGGATCAGTTATAAACTCCAGAGTG ctTACTGCAGTGCATGGTATTCAGTCAGCTTTTGATGAAGCTATGTCATACTGTCGATATCATCCTTCCAAAGGGTATTGGTGGCACTTTAAAGATCATGAAGAGCAAG ATAAAGTCAAACCtaaagccaaaaggaaagaagaacCAAGCTCTATTTTCCAGAGACAGCGTGTGGATGCTTTACTCATAGACCTCAGACAGAAATTTCCACCCAGATTTGTTCAG CAAAAGTCTGGAGAGAAGCCTGTCCCAG TGGACCAGGCAAAGAAAGAGGCAGAGCCCCTGCCAGAAACTGTAAAGTCCGAGGAGAAGGAGAGCGCAAAGAGTGCTCAGCAGACTGTGAGCACTAAAGGTCCCCCTGAGAAACGAATGAGACTTCAGTGA
- the Med6 gene encoding mediator of RNA polymerase II transcription subunit 6 isoform X2 has protein sequence MAAVDIRDNLLGISWVDSSWIPILNSGSVLDYFSERSNPFYDRTCNNEVVKMQRLTLEHLNQMVGIEYILLHAQEPILFIIRKQQRQSPAQVIPLADYYIIAGVIYQAPDLGSVINSRVLTAVHGIQSAFDEAMSYCRYHPSKGYWWHFKDHEEQAKVWREACPSGPGKERGRAPARNCKVRGEGERKECSADCEH, from the exons ATGGCGGCGGTGGATATCCGTG ataATCTGCTGGGAATCTCTTGGGTTGACAGTTCTTGGATCCCCATTTTGAACAGTGGTAGTGTCCTGGATTATTTTTCAGAAAGAAGCAATCCTTTTTATGACAGGACGTGTAATAATGAAGTGGTTAAAATGCAGAGGCTGACATTAGAGCACTTGAA TCAGATGGTTGGAATCGAATACATCCTTTTACATGCTCAAGAGCCCATTCTTTTCATCATTCGAAAACAACAGCGGCAGTCCCCCGCTCAAG TTATTCCACTGGCTGATTACTATATCATCGCTGGAGTCATCTATCAGGCGCCAGACTTGGGATCAGTTATAAACTCCAGAGTG ctTACTGCAGTGCATGGTATTCAGTCAGCTTTTGATGAAGCTATGTCATACTGTCGATATCATCCTTCCAAAGGGTATTGGTGGCACTTTAAAGATCATGAAGAGCAAG CAAAAGTCTGGAGAGAAGCCTGTCCCAG TGGACCAGGCAAAGAAAGAGGCAGAGCCCCTGCCAGAAACTGTAAAGTCCGAGGAGAAGGAGAGCGCAAAGAGTGCTCAGCAGACTGTGAGCACTAA